In Theileria equi strain WA chromosome 4 map unlocalized gcontig_1105316255033, whole genome shotgun sequence, the following are encoded in one genomic region:
- a CDS encoding hypothetical protein (encoded by transcript BEWA_015000A), with amino-acid sequence MQDLASDVLDIICKNSDVDEEMKRRGINIPELKKEPYKLLVELFELLKNQGITLNIAKLESINDFICNRLKIKEQMISSSLNSVLSKTKVRSQADILLLINDMLVNKGDDTDIPIISSVHDLYKQENISPAEALSSLKYQLYRVEVNKHLDKKLVEFAKENPPKPPPMFGSDDSFKERKKQLIDLFGNDSEYMLKFSESQIEEAAKSMLKCAWFLTFYNGEMTIQDYPSSGIDLLKLDEMVCSDIYYNIIEERINYVKEKIIHPIMGSNQKFENISCIPKYGFMTKCRYDQLRFLCRDMANWELSEADRRNRLKDKFKINVANNPVCLPQTILLIGGGKPSPREHYVNPEDDPNYFPPGASEALKMIIKIERGDEDQFSPTDEATVKKYIDIVKKELEPYEDLSAEELSKLFLKNVKQEFEFGKLVHQRKLRKKALDSQNNNDISNEMEETTENMHKNVPPKGYLVSQKQLMTDVVYFLSHYDHLIWQFELCLDTTITAIANIKNANDSFTNPKLPKLVFTGQSYQDSFSMLNEYISNKNSKSHTFRISLNESLREKDLENASKKEIDDLPLFGDDALFKESDRDLVTELVKRGSGLRIYTKMPGYNPDVPLTEHQKQTSFYRISKTQPFVQIVCSNCDYTIFSHPLISHNEHTLYNKEYDDFKQNESFKCPMCESDKDKFKQVWTTGERGYTPEPYKTLVDEDDT; translated from the exons ATGCAGGACCTCGCTTCGGATGTGTTAGACATAATATGTAAAAACAGTGAtgtagatgaagaaatgaaaagaagagg AATAAACATACCTGAATTGAAAAAGGAACCCTACAAACTTTTGGTTGAATTGTTCGAACTTCTAAAGAATCAGGGAATTACGTTGAATATCGCAAAGTTGGAATCAATAAATGACTTTATTTGTAACCGTTTAAAGATTAAGGAACAGATGATATCGTCAAGTTTGAACTCTGTGCTATCAAAAACAAAAGTGCGTTCTCAGGCAGATATCTTGTTACTAATAAATGATATGTTGGTTAACAAAGGAGATGATACTGATATCCCGATAATTTCATCGGTGCATGATTTGTATAAGCAAGAAAATATAAGTCCTGCAGAAGCCTTATCATCACTTAAGTACCAACTATATAGAGTAGAAGTAAATAAacatttggataaaaaATTGGTAgaatttgcaaaagaaAATCCTCCGAAACCACCCCCAATGTTTGGATCTGATGACTCGTTCAAGGAACGGAAAAAACAACTAATAGATctttttggaaatgataGTGAATATATGCTCAAATTTTCAGAGTCACAAATCGAAGAAGCGGCTAAATCTATGCTAAAATGCGCGTGGTTTTTAACTTTTTATAATGGAGAAATGACAATACAGGACTATCCCTCATCAGGGATTGACTTATTAAAACTAGATGAGATGGTTTGTAGCGACATATATTATAATATAATCGAAGAAAGAATAAATTATGTTAAAGAGAAAATAATTCATCCAATTATGGGATCAAACCAGAAATTTGAGAATATCTCATGCATACCAAAATATGGATTTATGACTAAATGTAGATATGACCAACTACGTTTCCTTTGCAGAGATATGGCCAATTGGGAACTTTCTGAAGCCGATCGTAGAAACAGATTGAAGGATAAGTTTAAAATAAATGTTGCCAATAATCCTGTATGTCTACCACAAACAATCCTACTGATTGGTGGTGGGAAGCCCTCTCCACGAGAACATTATGTTAATCCAGAAGATGATCCCAACTATTTCCCTCCTGGTGCATCAGAGGCgttgaaaatgataattAAAATAGAAAGAGGTGATGAGGATCAGTTTTCACCCACTGATGAAGCAACTGTAAAAAAATATATCGATATCGTTAAAAAGGAATTAGAGCCATACGAAGATTTGTCCGCTGAGGAGTTATCAAAGttgtttttaaaaaatgtgAAACAGGAATTTGAATTTGGTAAACTGGTCCACCAACGCAAATTACGCAAAAAAGCCCTTGATAGTCAGAATAATAACGATATCTCCAATGAAATGGAAGAGACTACTGAAAACATGcacaaaaatgttccaCCAAAGGGATATTTGGTTAGCCAAAAACAGTTGATGACCGATGtagtatattttttatcTCACTATGATCATTTAATTTGGCAATTTGAGCTCTGTTTAGATACCACTATCACCGCTATTgcaaatattaaaaatgctAATGACAGTTTTACAAATCCTAAATTACCAAAACTGGTATTCACTGGACAAAGTTATCAAGATTCATTTTCAATGCTAAACGAATATATATCTAATAAAAATTCTAAATCTCACACATTTAGGATCTCATTAAACGAATCTCTAAGAGAGAAAGATCTAGAAAATGCTTCAAAAAAGGAGATTGATGATTTGCCCCTGTTTGGGGACGATGCACTTTTCAAGGAATCTGACCGTGATCTAGTTACAGAATTAGTCAAGCGTGGATCTGGCTTAAGAATTTACACAAAAATGCCAGGCTATAATCCTGACGTTCCACTCACTGAACatcaaaaacaaacaagCTTTTACAGAATCAGCAAGACTCAACCATTCGTGCAAATTGTCTGCTCCAACTGCGACTATACTATTTTCTCACACCCTCTCATTTCCCACAATGAACACACCTTGTATAAtaaagaatatgatgattttaaacaaaatgAGTCATTTAAATGTCCAATGTGCGAATCGGACAAGGATAAATTCAAACAAGTGTGGACAACTGGAGAAAGGGGCTATACACCTGAGCCATACAAAACTTTagttgatgaagatgacaCTTAA